One Falco biarmicus isolate bFalBia1 chromosome 13, bFalBia1.pri, whole genome shotgun sequence genomic region harbors:
- the LOC130158137 gene encoding transmembrane 4 L6 family member 1-like isoform X3, whose amino-acid sequence MSSTKCLFYAYCYRGEEPQEWHFKPQDSLFIIQCYTEIGCVSPKMSCSYHTLLVLPQEASELQEQSCEREIVEFPVGDGKAPVLIPAAVFIGLHNDNCCGCFGHEDCGKSCVMLSSVLAAFVGILGSGYCIIISALGLSHGPYCFTHLERNWIYPFTESSGGYLFEYKKWADCLEPQNIVQWNVTLFSILLVLGGIEFILCFIQIINAILGGLCGLCCSHEETYVC is encoded by the exons ATGTCTTCTACTAAATGTCTGTTTTATGCATATTGCTACAGGGGAGAGGAGCCACAAGAGTGGCATTTCAAGCCTCAAGACAGTCTGTTCATCATACAGTGCTACACAGAGATAG GCTGTGTCTCACCAAAGATGTCATGCAGTTACCACACCCTGCTAGTGCTTCCACAAGAG GCATCAGAGCTACAGGAACAGTCCTGTGAGAGAGAAATAGTGGAGTTTCCCGTGGGTGATGGGAAAGCACCT GTGCTCATTCCAGCTGCAGTATTCATTGGGCTTCACAATGACAACTGCTGTGGGTGCTTTGGCCATGAGGACTGTGGGAAAAGCTGTGTG ATGCTCTCCTCAGTTTTGGCAGCCTTTGTTGGGATCCTTGGTTCTGGATACTGCATAATCATTTCAGCACTGGGATTGTCTCATGGACCATATTGTTTTACTCACCTAGAAAGAAACTGGATCTATCCTTTCACTGAGTCTTCTGGAGG GTACTTGTTTGAGTATAAGAAGTGGGCTGACTGTCTAGAACCTCAAAACATTGTGCAGTGGAACGTTACCCTCTTTTCCATCCTTCTTGTCTTGGGAGGAATAGAGTTCATTCTGTGCTTCATACAGATTATCAATGCCATTCTTGGAGGACTATGTGGGTTGTGCTGCAGTCATGAGGAG ACATACGTTTGCTAG